From a single Nostoc sp. MS1 genomic region:
- a CDS encoding serine/threonine-protein kinase codes for MKVYCTRPRCARPNNNCPDLDDMATLKTTPQKYCTSCGMPLLLDGRYVPIDLLKRGGFGAAFLARDRRIPGMPLCVVKQLQPAGNLTPDQLKTAERLFETEAEVLAYIGKEHKQIPELFAYFPILVSSQQSGQTDQFFYLVQEYIEGQNLEEELVNKGKFSEQEVLEVMQEVLKILKFIHDKGIIHRDIKPSNIMRRQDGILFLLDFGAVKQVAAASISSGPTTGIYTVGYAAPEQISGNRVFPATDIYALAATVLNLLSGEDPSELFDPYMNKWTWWKKVNINPSLRYILDKMLLPAVNERFQSADQVLDALGQYLTPPTIIPTSISHPGASISKTQSAFSIGELLIGAAFSGFEGGLIAIALFSLIKSPIISFILATCFLSLLIFAQTKRWLTKLNLLIIAATSFGIVLFIPDIVVPQVIFISLVAALIAIAATALFRLIYQFLSRIM; via the coding sequence ATGAAAGTTTACTGTACTCGTCCACGCTGTGCGCGTCCAAATAACAATTGTCCTGATTTGGATGATATGGCAACGCTGAAGACAACGCCGCAAAAATACTGCACTAGCTGCGGTATGCCATTGTTGCTGGATGGTCGATACGTGCCTATCGATTTACTTAAAAGGGGTGGTTTTGGAGCAGCTTTCCTGGCACGCGATCGCCGCATTCCAGGGATGCCTCTTTGCGTGGTCAAACAGTTACAACCTGCTGGCAATTTAACACCAGATCAACTCAAAACAGCAGAAAGACTATTTGAAACAGAAGCAGAAGTTTTAGCTTATATAGGTAAAGAACACAAGCAAATACCTGAATTGTTTGCTTATTTTCCCATACTGGTTTCTAGCCAGCAATCAGGACAAACAGACCAGTTTTTTTATTTAGTGCAGGAATACATCGAAGGGCAGAATTTAGAAGAGGAATTAGTCAATAAGGGGAAATTCTCTGAACAAGAAGTTCTAGAAGTCATGCAGGAAGTTCTGAAAATTCTTAAGTTTATCCATGACAAAGGAATTATTCATCGAGATATCAAACCCTCTAATATTATGCGTCGTCAAGATGGCATACTGTTTCTTCTCGATTTTGGTGCAGTTAAACAAGTTGCAGCCGCTTCTATTTCTTCTGGCCCTACCACTGGGATTTATACAGTTGGGTATGCCGCACCTGAACAAATATCAGGCAATCGAGTCTTTCCTGCTACCGACATCTACGCCTTAGCTGCAACTGTTCTCAACTTATTATCAGGTGAAGACCCTAGCGAACTTTTTGATCCATACATGAATAAATGGACATGGTGGAAAAAAGTTAACATTAATCCAAGTTTGCGCTACATCCTAGACAAGATGCTTCTACCTGCTGTTAATGAGCGTTTTCAATCAGCCGATCAGGTGCTGGATGCTCTTGGTCAATATTTAACACCGCCAACAATCATTCCCACCTCAATTTCTCATCCAGGCGCAAGTATTAGCAAGACTCAAAGTGCCTTTTCTATTGGAGAATTATTGATTGGTGCAGCGTTTAGTGGTTTTGAGGGAGGATTAATTGCGATCGCCCTGTTCAGTCTGATTAAATCACCCATAATTTCTTTTATTCTTGCCACCTGCTTTTTGAGCTTATTGATATTTGCTCAAACAAAACGTTGGCTAACAAAATTAAATTTATTAATTATTGCCGCAACTAGTTTTGGTATTGTTTTATTTATTCCCGATATTGTTGTACCACAAGTTATTTTTATTTCTCTAGTTGCTGCTTTGATAGCGATCGCTGCTACAGCCCTATTTCGTCTGATTTATCAATTCCTATCTCGGATTATGTAA
- a CDS encoding PstS family phosphate ABC transporter substrate-binding protein, translating into MSQKNETLILFLAIIIPVCLIFSGLWFFRDIWQPKSTVSNANNIDNQSLPSKCDISIEGTFNYGGSTTWAPIRKDVDSVLQQTCPRFVLRYVQPATEKPGSGTGIKMLIANQLAFSQSSRSVKGEENVAAKNRGFGLQEIPVAIDGIVIAVNLKLNIPGLTINQIQGIYTGKITNWQEVGGPNLPITPITRSQAAGGTVEFFIENVLENTSFGKNISYIDTTTEALRKVAQIDGAIYYASAPEVIPQCDIKTLPIGRDSQRFIVPYQEPYIPKSECPNKRNQLNTAVFRSGDYPITRNLFVIVKQNGQIDEQAGKAYANWLLTSQGQQLIEKAGFIRLK; encoded by the coding sequence ATGTCTCAAAAGAATGAAACTCTTATCCTTTTTTTAGCAATTATTATCCCAGTTTGTTTAATCTTTAGTGGTTTGTGGTTTTTTAGAGATATATGGCAACCTAAATCAACTGTTAGCAACGCTAACAATATTGATAATCAGTCATTACCAAGCAAATGTGATATTTCAATCGAAGGAACCTTTAATTATGGTGGTAGTACCACCTGGGCTCCTATTCGTAAAGATGTAGACTCTGTATTACAACAAACTTGCCCTCGCTTTGTTTTACGTTATGTTCAGCCAGCAACAGAAAAGCCAGGATCGGGAACTGGAATTAAGATGTTAATTGCTAATCAGCTAGCTTTTTCTCAATCTTCGCGTTCAGTTAAAGGTGAAGAAAATGTAGCAGCCAAAAACAGAGGTTTTGGCTTGCAAGAAATTCCTGTAGCAATTGATGGCATTGTAATTGCAGTTAATCTCAAACTGAATATTCCAGGTTTAACTATTAACCAAATTCAAGGTATTTACACAGGTAAAATTACTAATTGGCAAGAAGTTGGCGGCCCAAATTTACCAATTACTCCCATCACTCGCAGTCAAGCTGCCGGGGGTACAGTAGAGTTTTTTATCGAGAATGTATTGGAAAATACCAGTTTCGGTAAAAATATTAGCTATATAGACACAACTACAGAAGCCTTAAGAAAAGTAGCTCAAATTGATGGTGCTATTTATTATGCTTCTGCACCAGAGGTAATACCTCAATGTGATATAAAAACGCTACCAATAGGTCGTGATAGTCAACGATTTATCGTTCCATATCAGGAACCATATATACCTAAATCAGAATGCCCTAATAAGCGTAACCAGTTAAATACTGCCGTTTTTCGTAGTGGCGACTATCCAATTACCCGTAATCTATTTGTGATTGTGAAGCAAAATGGTCAAATAGACGAGCAAGCAGGAAAAGCCTATGCCAATTGGTTATTAACAAGTCAGGGAC